One genomic segment of Stenotrophomonas sp. 704A1 includes these proteins:
- a CDS encoding C40 family peptidase encodes MELSTLQAIQAHAVAEYPRECCGLIVAAAEGETYRPCRNVATTPSEHFRLPAEDFADAEDQGQVLAVVHSHPNAPATASDADRLMCEASGLPWHIVSVGQVTGADPECGDLQTIQPTGYVAPLVGRQFAHGILDCYTLVRDFYSRELGIALSQYEREDDWWEKGQDLYSLDRLRAEGFEPIDGDPQRGDMVLMQIRSPVPNHAGIYLGDGQMLHHMHGRLSEVITYGGMWAERTCYIVRHREARHD; translated from the coding sequence ATGGAACTGAGCACCCTCCAGGCCATCCAGGCGCATGCCGTGGCCGAGTACCCGCGCGAGTGCTGCGGCCTGATCGTGGCCGCTGCCGAAGGCGAGACCTACCGCCCGTGCCGGAACGTGGCCACCACGCCCAGCGAGCACTTCCGGCTGCCTGCCGAGGACTTTGCCGACGCGGAGGACCAGGGCCAGGTGCTGGCCGTCGTGCACAGCCATCCGAATGCCCCTGCAACCGCGTCGGACGCCGACCGCCTCATGTGTGAGGCCAGCGGCCTGCCGTGGCACATCGTGAGCGTGGGCCAGGTCACCGGTGCCGACCCGGAATGCGGCGACCTGCAGACCATACAGCCGACCGGCTACGTCGCCCCGCTTGTGGGCCGGCAGTTCGCCCACGGCATTCTCGACTGCTACACCCTGGTGCGGGACTTCTACAGCCGCGAGCTGGGAATCGCCCTCAGCCAGTACGAGCGCGAGGACGACTGGTGGGAGAAGGGACAGGATCTCTACAGCCTGGACAGGTTGCGCGCCGAGGGCTTCGAGCCGATCGACGGCGATCCGCAGCGCGGTGACATGGTGCTGATGCAGATCCGTTCGCCGGTGCCGAACCACGCCGGCATCTACCTAGGTGACGGCCAGATGCTGCACCACATGCACGGCCGGCTGTCGGAGGTGATCACCTACGGCGGCATGTGGGCCGAGCGCACCTGCTACATCGTCCGCCATAGGGAGGCTCGCCATGACTGA